One Fusarium poae strain DAOMC 252244 chromosome Unknown contig_9, whole genome shotgun sequence DNA window includes the following coding sequences:
- a CDS encoding uncharacterized protein (SECRETED:SignalP(1-17)) has product MKLFSSSIMLLASVANSMPFDERDASSLAVNLEMIGNTLVKATITNNGGSDLKLFKTGSLIDPDIQTEKAEIFQNGESIDFEGVYVEISMEDVDDTDFEALRVGQTLETTFDVGETHNLMPAATSL; this is encoded by the exons ATGAAGTTATTCTCGTCTTCCATTATGCTCCTAGCCTCTGTTGCCAACTCTATGCCATTCGACGAGAGAGATGCATCCTCCTTAGCAGTGAACCTGGAGATGATTGGCAACACGCTTGTTAAGGCGACGATCACCAACAATGGCGGATCTGATCTGAAGCTGTTCAAGACCGGTTCACTGATTGATCCTGATATCCAAACCGAGAAGGCTGAGATCTTCCAGAATG GCGAGAGCATTGACTTTGAAGGCGTTTATGTCGAAATCTCTATGGAGGACGTGGACGACACCGACTTTGAAGCTCTTCGCGTTGGGCAGACCCTTGAGACCACTTTCGATGTCGGTGAAACCCACAACCTTATGCCGGCGGCAACTTCTCTCTGA
- a CDS encoding uncharacterized protein (SECRETED:SignalP(1-26)): MAAHSLIKGLIVGSGLLAAAVQASSGDHRLNARDNGGYRPEPQGHFVCVEQHKIVKGTVLYRLNLETGDNPAVNENVGPGGNINAIGYNILDNYLYGFVAVSGGRWQLIQIDAEGGHQLLPTVDRFYSTGDIDANGQLWIGASGTTAWAQIDLDPDSARTAAHTSTRLPGRPQLALFAGPSRERWTEVRDYGNVTPAAPQFGALYAVGDEMWGSDNASGKIIAFPVLDDNAPARDISAGPPSNSNDGARCFAAPAPSNR, encoded by the exons ATGGCAGCTCACTCTTTGATCAAGGGCCTCATCGTCGGGTCAGGTCTCCTCGCGGCCGCCGTGCAGGCTTCCTCGGGAGATCATCGCCTGAATGCTCGAGACAATGGCGGCTACAGGCCTGAGCCCCAGGGACATTTTGTCTGCGTCGAGCAGCACAAGATCGTCAAG GGGACAGTTCTGTACCGACTCAACTTGGAGACTGGCGACAATCCGGCTGTCAACGAGAACGTCGGGCCTGGCGGTAACATCAATGCCATCGGTTATAATATCCTTGACAATTACCTCTATGGCTTTGTGGCCGTGAGTGGCGGCCGGTGGCAGCTGATCCAGATTGACGCCGAGGGTGGTCACCAACTGCTTCCCACGGTTGACCGTTTCTACAGCACGGGAGATATTGACGCCAACGGTCAGCTGTGGATTGGGGCATCTGGGACTACGGCTTGGGCACAGATCGACCTGGACCCTGATTCGGCGAG AACGGCGGCCCATACCTCTACTCGATTGCCTGGTCGACCACAGCTCGCCTTGTTCGCTGGTCCATCGAGAGAAAGGTGGACGGAGGTCCGTGACTACGGCAACGTCACGCCCGCGGCGCCTCAGTTCGGCGCCCTGTACGCTGTTGGCGATGAGATGTGGGGAAGCGACAACGCCTCTGGCAAAATcatcgcgttccctgtcctGGACGATAATGCGCCGGCGAGGGATATCAGCGCAGGGCCGCCATCGAACAGCAACGATGGTGCGCGTTGCTTCGCTGCCCCAGCACCTTCGAACCGCTAA